A genomic segment from Phragmites australis chromosome 6, lpPhrAust1.1, whole genome shotgun sequence encodes:
- the LOC133922783 gene encoding cyclin-dependent kinase A-2: MDQYEKMEKIGEGTYGVVYKAKDRHTNETIALKKIRLEQEDEGVPSTAIREISLLKEMHHRNIVRLQDVVHNDKCIYLVFEYLDLDLKKHMDSSPDFKNHRIVKSFLYQILRGIAYCHSHRVLHRDLKPQNLLIDRRTNLLKLADFGLARAFGIPVRTFTHEVVTLWYRAPEILLGARHYSTPVDMWSVGCIFAEMVNQKPLFPGDSEIDELFKIFRIMGTPNEETWPGVASLPDYKSSFPKWPPVDLATVVPTLEPAGLDLLSKMICLDPSKRINARAALEHEYFKDLEVA, encoded by the exons ATGGACCAG TACGAGAAGATGGAGAAGATCGGGGAGGGCACGTACGGGGTGGTGTACAAGGCCAAGGACCGCCACACCAACGAGACGATCGCACTCAAGAAGATCCGCCTCGAGCAGGAGGACGAGGGCGTCCCCTCCACCGCCATCCGCGAGATCTCCCTCCTCAAGGAGATGCACCACCGCAACATCGTCAG GCTGCAGGACGTCGTGCACAACGACAAGTGCATATACCTCGTCTTCGAGTACCTCGACCTCGACCTCAAGAAGCACATGGACTCCTCCCCGGACTTCAAGAACCACCGCATAGTCAAA TCCTTCCTCTACCAGATTCTGCGGGGCATTGCGTACTGCCATTCGCACCGCGTGCTCCACCGGGACTTGAAGCCGCAGAACCTGCTGATAGATCGGCGTACCAACTTGTTGAAGCTTGCTGACTTTGGATTGGCAAGGGCGTTCGGCATTCCTGTTCGGACGTTCACTCACGAG GTGGTAACACTGTGGTATAGAGCACCTGAAATTCTTCTTGGTGCAAGGCATTATTCCACCCCTGTTGAcatgtggtcagttggttgcaTTTTTGCTGAAATGGTGAACCAGAAGCCACTGTTTCCTGGGGATTCTGAGATTGATGAGCTGTTCAAGATTTTCAG AATTATGGGCACTCCAAATGAAGAAACTTGGCCAGGTGTCGCTTCATTACCTGACTACAAGTCATCTTTCCCCAAGTGGCCCCCCGTG GATCTTGCAACGGTGGTCCCAACTCTTGAACCTGCAGGCCTTGATCTTCTCTCT AAAATGATCTGTTTGGACCCAAGCAAAAGGATCAATGCCCGGGCTGCTCTCGAGCACGAGTACTTCAAGGATCTCGAAGTAGCGTAG
- the LOC133922781 gene encoding uncharacterized protein LOC133922781 — translation MALGELCGSGKQATHPSMAMTMPQPGPPAPLVDYLESDTFAPPPPPPPPPAPSTILSAWSRLRDSSSSPAAALETLHLHRRALRLSAAHVSLLLPLLPVHPRLVAPLLAASPHLLPASLPAALPLSPLLLLLGARASARSAKDLPNNASLGSSTAKNLGSGESGNSHDDEPVVAVSRILEDMEQGDQSIDDLDHLALAGIGYVLASADEVQFRRILVSLFRICGRIGNLAVGVRVLKLVEWLVMGLVESRKMRKVQVLFEIVSPEKCEGEGYVLFPVVMAACGGLRALRVASARYRLDFDPRLKEAPERTIQFAAERAVLEGRRADDQRILVQCLAMGLTRCGQVAFHESVLQCVCMGLLKELLPLPDMLRMSVESAEGNSAEVVKAQVNQHLDSVLFKEAGPVTGVFCNQYSYAIEKAKTFVETCVWEYAQELYCHLRAAVLLHRGKQDDLLMGFDKIAEAAFLMVVVFAAEVTKHRLNANSLEGFQPEVAARILVAFSCVEHLRRLRLPEYTEAVRRAVLANQENAAAIALFIESMPSYTELTSKPDLPTLAGTRYIWHRDDVETSRMLFYLRVVPTCVGLIPAHMIRDKVASIMFLYLQHSNEKVTSASHSVMVSFLSSGNDPDQDDRTALKEQLTFYYMKRSLEAYPGVTPFEGLASGVAALVRHLPAGSPAILFCIHSLVVKAKDLCDTAKVQDKSLWRSWEESTEPCKKILDLLLRLIFLVDIQSFPYLLKEVAEFVTLLPKEGQGALLDDMYARVAESDDVTRKPVLVSWLQSLSYISSQSSCEKSHSKVTGASSVGSDELSLNRTMARL, via the exons ATGGCTCTTGGTGAGCTTTGTGGCAGCGGCAAGCAAGCAACGCATCCATCCATGGCGATGACGATGCCCCAACCGGGACCGCCGGCGCCCCTCGTCGACTACCTCGAGTCCGACACCTttgcccctccccctcccccgccgccgccgcccgccccctCCACCATCCTCTCCGCGTGGTCGCGCCTCCgcgactcctcctcctcgcccgccgccgccctcgaGACCCTCCatctccaccgccgcgccctccGCCTCTCCGCCGCGCACGTCTCGCTCCTCCTCCCGCTACTCCCGGTCCACCCGCGCCTCGTCGCCCCGCTGCTCGCCGCCTCCCCGCACCTCCTCCCCGCCTCCCTCCCGGCcgccctccccctctcccctctcctcctcctcctaggcgcCCGCGCCTCCGCCAGGAGCGCCAAGGACCTCCCCAACAACGCCAGCTTGGGGAGCTCCACCGCCAAGAATCTCGGCAGTGGTGAGTCTGGCAATAGCCATGATGATGAACCTGTTGTGGCTGTGAGTCGCATTCTTGAAGATATGGAGCAAGGGGATCAGAGTATCGATGATCTTGATCACCTTGCGCTTGCCGGGATTGGTTACGTGCTGGCATCTGCTGATGAGGTGCAATTCAGAAGGATTCTTGTATCCTTGTTTAGGATTTGTGGGAGGATTGGGAATCTGGCTGTTGGTGTTCGGGTTCTTAAGCTGGTGGAATGGCTGGTAATGGGGCTCGTCGAGTCGAGGAAGATGCGGAAGGTTCAGGTGCTCTTTGAGATTGTTTCGCCAGAGAAGTGCGAGGGCGAGGGTTATGTGCTGTTCCCGGTGGTGATGGCGGCCTGCGGTGGATTGCGGGCATTGAGGGTTGCTTCGGCGAGATACCGGCTGGACTTTGATCCAAGGTTGAAGGAGGCGCCTGAGCGGACAATTCAGTTTGCAGCTGAGAGGGCAGTTCTAGAAGGGAGGCGAGCCGATGATCAGCGTATCCTTGTTCAGTGTCTCGCAATGGGCTTAACACGGTGTGGGCAGGTCGCATTTCATGAGTCGGTGTTACAGTGTGTCTGTATGGGATTACTGAAGGAGCTCCTCCCCCTGCCTGATATGCTCAGGATGTCAGTTGAAAGTGCAGAAGGGAATTCAGCTGAGGTTGTcaaggctcaggtcaaccagcaCCTTGATAGTGTCCTTTTCAAAGAGGCGGGCCCGGTGACCGGGGTTTTTTGCAATCAGTATTCATATGCCATTGAAAAGGCTAAAACTTTTGTTGAAACTTGTGTGTGGGAATATGCCCAGGAGTTGTATTGTCATCTTCGTGCAGCAGTGTTGCTGCACCGGGGGAAGCAGGATGATTTGCTCATGGGGTTTGACAAGATTGCCGAGGCAGCTTTTCTTATGGTTGTAGTCTTTGCAGCCGAGGTAACCAAGCACAGGCTAAATGCTAATTCCTTGGAGGGGTTCCAACCTGAGGTTGCTGCTAGGATCTTGGTGGCGTTCTCTTGTGTGGAACATCTGAGGCGCCTGCGTCTTCCTGAGTACACTGAGGCAGTGCGGCGTGCTGTACTTGCCAATCAAGAGAATGCAGCAGCTATTGCTTTGTTCATTGAGTCAATGCCTTCGTATACTGAATTGACAAGTAAACCAG ATTTACCAACCTTGGCTGGAACAAGGTATATCTGGCACAGAGATGACGTTGAGACATCACGCATGTTGTTTTACCTGCGGGTTGTGCCAACTTGTGTTGGCCTCATTCCAGCTCATATGATTCGGGATAAAGTGGCTTCAATCATGTTCTT ATACCTACAGCattcaaatgagaaagttacaAGTGCTTCACACTCTGTGATGGTATCTTTCCTGTCATCCGGTAATGATCCTGATCAGGATGATCGAACGGCTTTGAAAGAACAACTTACCTTTTACTACATGAAGAGATCTTTGGAG GCTTATCCTGGGGTAACCCCATTCGAAGGATTAGCATCAGGAGTTGCAGCACTTGTTCGACATCTTCCTGCAGGGAGCCCTGCCATTCTTTTTTGTATCCATAGCCTTGTTGTCAAGGCTAAAGATCTTTGCGATACTGCAAAGGTTCAGGACAAATCCTTATGGAGGTCATGGGAAGAGAGCACAGAACCTTGTAAGAAAATATTGGACTTGTTGCTGCGGCTCATCTTCCTAGTGGATATTCAG TCATTCCCTTACCTACTGAAGGAGGTCGCAGAGTTCGTCACTTTGCTACCAAAGGAAGGCCAGGGTGCGCTCCTCGACGACATGTACGCCCGCGTCGCGGAGTCTGACGATGTTACTCGGAAGCCGGTACTTGTGTCGTGGCTGCAGTCTCTCTCCTACATAAGCTCACAGTCGAGCTGTGAAAAATCTCATAGCAAGGTCACAGGTGCGTCCTCTGTAGGAAGCGATGAGCTGAGCCTGAACAGAACTATGGCACGTCTGTGA
- the LOC133922780 gene encoding NADP-dependent D-sorbitol-6-phosphate dehydrogenase-like — MAAKGVAPAVALSSGHRMPAVGLGVWRMEKPAIRDLIHSALRIGYRHLDCAADYQNEAEVGVALAEAFQTGLAKREDLFITTKLWNSDHGHVVEACKDSLKKLRLDYLDLYLVHFPIATRHTGVGTTSSALGDDGVLDIDTTISLETTWHAMEELVSVRLVRSIGISNYDIFLTRDCLAYAKIKPAVNQIETHPYFQRDSLVKFCQKHGICVTAHTPLCGSTANTEWFGSVSCLDDPVIKGLAEKYNKTPAQLVLRWGLQRNTVVIPKTSKEERLRENFEVFDFEISGEDMEKIKAIDRNYRTNQPAKFWGIDLYA, encoded by the exons ATGGCGGCGAAGGGAGTGGCTCCGGCGGTGGCGCTGAGTAGTGGCCACCGGATGCCGGCGGTGGGGCTGGGCGTGTGGCGGATGGAGAAACCCGCCATCCGCGACCTCATCCACTCTGCGCTCCGCATCGGCTACCGACACCTGGACTGCGCCG CTGACTACCAAAATGAAGCTGAAGTCGGCGTTGCACTTGCAGAGGCATTCCAAACTGGACTTGCCAAGAGGGAGGATCTGTTCATAACAACTAAG CTATGGAATTCAGATCACGGCCATGTGGTTGAAGCCTGTAAGGATAGCTTGAAGAAGCTGCGCCTGGATTATCTTGATCTCTATCTTGTTCACTTCCCAATAGCTACTAGACATACCG GAGTTGGCACAACTTCTAGTGCTCTTGGTGATGATGGTGTGCTAGACATTGATACCACTATCTCATTAgaaacaacatggcatgcaatggaAGAACTTGTTTCCGTGAGACTGGTTCGCAGTATCGGGATTAG CAACTACGACATTTTCTTAACCAGAGACTGCTTGGCATACGCTAAGATAAAGCCTGCAGTGAACCAAATTGAGACGCACCCTTACTTCCAGCGTGATTCTCTTGTTAAGTTCTGCCAGAAGCATGGTATCTGTGTCACCGCTCATACCCCCCTGTGTGGTTCAACTGCTAACACAGAGTGGTTCGGCTCGGTGTCATGCCTCGACGACCCTGTCATCAAG GGTTTGGCTGAGAAGTACAACAAGACTCCTGCTCAGCTCGTCCTCCGGTGGGGTCTCCAGAGGAACACGGTGGTCATCCCCAAGACCTCCAAGGAGGAGAGGCTGCGGGAGAACTTTGAGGTCTTCGATTTCGAAATCTCGGGGGAGGATATGgagaagatcaaagctattgaCAGGAACTACCGCACTAACCAGCCTGCCAAATTCTGGGGCATCGACCTGTATGCTTAG
- the LOC133922785 gene encoding uncharacterized protein LOC133922785, with protein MAGEEGWLKRSTTKSVEVAEVSGLQGPLKRCSTKRKAKKEAEAGQMLRPLKECSTRRKAKKEEASTTVAEAEKGTGAKYRLSAKEIREVLARKPITVPPRYVALKQSNPDLTPRSGEEVDEAKRRLYILAKAFYSMQERLPKLQEWVRRELEINGHVDMDDEWVKRKAETQAVIDREWPKIQAKIEAIILSETECEDSDNSDEEEDEEVFWNQ; from the coding sequence ATGGCCGGTGAGGAGGGTTGGCTCAAGAGGTCCACCACCAAAAGCgtggaggtggcggaggtgAGCGGACTGCAAGGTCCGTTGAAGAGGTGCTCCACCAAGAGGAAGGCGAAGAAGGAGGCGGAGGCTGGTCAGATGCTGCGTCCGCTGAAGGAGTGCTCAACCAGGAGGAAGGCGAAGAAGGAGGAGGCGTCGACCACCGTCGCAGAGGCAGAGAAGGGGACGGGGGCAAAATATCGGTTGTCGGCGAAGGAGATACGGGAGGTCCTGGCCCGGAAGCCGATTACCGTCCCGCCCCGCTACGTGGCCCTGAAGCAGAGCAACCCGGACCTGACGCCGCGGTcgggggaggaggtggacgaGGCCAAGAGGAGGCTCTACATCCTGGCCAAGGCGTTCTACAGCATGCAGGAGCGGCTGCCTAAGCTCCAGGAATGGGTGCGCCGGGAGCTGGAGATCAACGGACACGTCGATATGGATGACGAGTGGGTCAAGCGCAAGGCCGAGACACAGGCGGTGATTGACAGAGAATGGCCCAAAATCCAGGCCAAAATCGAAGCCATCATCCTCTCGGAGACCGAGTGTGAAGACAGTGACAACTCtgatgaggaagaagacgagGAGGTGTTCTGGAATCAATAA
- the LOC133922782 gene encoding peroxisome biogenesis protein 16-like, producing the protein MEAYKLWVRKNRDLVRSLESLANGLTWILPERFANSEIAPEAVYALLGVVSSVNQHIIDTPTEVHSLASKEQAIPWGLVVSVLKDVEAVVEVAAQHFVGDDRKWGFLAVTEGVKAGVRLAAFRQSGYKMLLQGGEVANEEEVTVPEDNYGVNGNGVPVIYPMNGHSQNGHKSAPNGLDGKYGFVSKSLEGRAVAALNKFGQNAKMMSDPMWMRLQPTPEPPVMVLEKPKPTLASIWSAKGVSGRLFFLGEVVHIFRPLVYVLLIRKFGIRSWTPWLVSLAVELTSLGIHSHVTDLNHRGGKVLQLSSAERDELKRRKMMWALYVMRDPFFANYTKRHLQKAEKMLNPVPLIGFLTGKLMELLEGVQTRYTYTSGS; encoded by the exons ATGGAGGCCTACAAGCTCTGGGTGCGCAAGAACCGGGACCTCGTCCGCTCCCTCGAGTCCCTCGCCAAC GGTCTGACATGGATACTCCCTGAGCGTTTCGCCAACTCAGAGATCGCACCGGAAGCAG TATATGCACTACTGGGGGTTGTGAGTTCCGTCAACCAGCACATAATTGACACGCCGACTGAAGTTCACTCATTGGCCTCCAAGGAGCAAGCTATTCCATGGGGTCTTGTTGTCTCTGTACTAAAGGATGTAGAGGCAGTTGTTGAGGTCGCTGCCCAGCACTTCGTTGGTGATGATCGCAAGTGGGGTTTCCTTGCTGTTACTGAAGGGGTGAA AGCAGGTGTCAGGTTAGCCGCTTTTCGGCAGAGTGGATACAAGATGCTCTTACAAGGAGGGGAGGTGGCAAATGAAGAAGAGGTGACTGTTCCTGAAGATAATTATGGAGTAAATGGTAATGGGGTTCCAGTGATCTATCCAATGAATGGACATTCCCAAAATGGTCATAAATCAGCGCCGAACGGTCTGGATGGAAAATATGGATTTGTATCTAAGAGTCTTGAGGGAAGGGCAGTAGCTGCTTTGAACAAGTTTGGCCAGAATGCAAAGATGATGTCAGATCCCATGTGGATGAGGCTCCAACCTACTCCCGAGCCACCTG TGATGGTGCTCGAGAAGCCAAAGCCAACTCTGGCAAGTATTTGGTCCGCTAAAGGTGTTTCTGGGCGCTTGTTTTTCTTGGGTGAGGTTGTCCACATATTCAGACCACTCGTGTATGTACTTTTGATCAGAAAGTTTGGGATCAGATCATGGACCCCGTGGTTAGTGTCGCTTGCTGTGGAGCTCACAAGTCTTGGCATCCATTCTCATGTAACTGATCTAAATCATAGAGGAGGGAAAGTGCTTCAGCTCTCCTCTGCTGAGAGGGACGAG TTGAAAAGGCGAAAGATGATGTGGGCCCTTTATGTGATGAGAGACCCGTTCTTCGCCAATTACACCAA GCGGCATCTCCAGAAGGCTGAGAAAATGTTGAATCCAGTGCCATTGATCGGTTTCCTCACAG GAAAACTCATGGAGCTATTGGAGGGGGTTCAGACACGATACACGTACACATCAGGTTCATGA